The Homo sapiens chromosome 21, GRCh38.p14 Primary Assembly DNA window tcattcactcactcacccactcactcccATCTCCTCCAGTTCAATCCCCAGCATGGCTGCGTCCACTATGTCTGTCTGCTCCAGCGACCTGAGCTACGGCAGCCGCGTCTGCCTTCCTGGTTCCTGTGACTCTTGCTCCGACTCCTGGCAGGTGGACGACTGCCCAGAGAGCTGCTGCGAGCCCCCCTGCTGCGCCCCGGCCCCCTGCCTGAGCCTGGTCTGCACCCCAGTGAGCTATGTGTCCAGCCCCTGCTGCCGAGTGACCTGTGAGCCCAGCCCCTGCCAATCAGGCTGCACCAGCTCCTGCACGCCCTCGTGCTGCCAGCAGTCTAGCTGCCAGCTGGCTTGCTGTGCCTCCTCCCCCTGCCAGCAGGCCTGCTGCGTGCCCGTCTGCTGCAAGACTGTCTGCTGCAAGCCTGTGTACTGTGTGCCTGTCTGCAGTGGGGATTCTTCATGCTGCCAGCAGTCTAGCTGCCAGTCAGCTTGCTGCACCTCCTCCCCCTGCCAGCAGGCCTGCTGTGTGCCCATCTGCTGCAAGCCTGTCTGCTCTGGGATTTCCTCTTCGTGCTGCCAGCAGTCTAGCTGTGTGAGCTGTGTGTCCAGTCCCTGCTGCCAGGCGGTCTGTGAGCCCAGCCCCTGCCAATCAGGCTGCATCAGCTCCTGCACGCCCTCGTGCTGCCAGCAGTCTAGCTGCAAGCCGGCTTGCTGCACCTCCTCCCCTTGCCAGCAGGCCTGCTGTGTGCCTGTCTGCTGCAAGCCCGTCTGCTGTGTGCCCACCTGCTCTGATGATTCCGGTTCATGCTGCCAGCCAGCTTGCTGCACCTCCTCCCAAAGCCAGCAGGGCTGCTGCGTGCCCGTCTGCTGTAAGCCTGTGTGCTGTGTGCCCGTCTGCTCTGGGGCTTCCACTTCATGCTGCCAGCAGTCTAGCTGCCAGCCGGCTTGCTGCACCACCTCCTGCTGCAGACCCTCCTCCTCCGTGTCCCTCCTCTGCCGCCCCGTGTGCAGGCCCGCCTGCTGCGTGCCCGTCCCCTCCTGCTGCgcccccacctcctcctgccaGGCCAGCTGCTGCCGCCCAGCCTCCTGTGTGTCTCTCCTTTGCCGCCCCGCATGCTCCCGCCCGGCCTGCTGTGGCCCCACCTCAACCCAGAAGTCCAGCTGCTGAGTGATCTCCTTAAGATCATCCAAAGCCTGAGTGCTCACTGCCACCTGCACCCCTGGATTCTTTACCCTTGACGGCTCTCCACATCCCGCTCCTAAGCCCTGCAGTGGACGTCAGTGGTCAGCTGGCCATCCAGTGTGCGCTTCTCCTCCTAGAAGCAGCTCAGCTGTTTCTCCAAGTCTTGACTTTCCCCCAATTACCCAGCCCTGCTTCCCCAGCAACAGGTGGGCAGTGACCCCAGCAAGGCCAGCGGGTGCTCCCAGGCCATAGCCCGGTGTGGGGAGAAATGAGGGTAGACAGGTACCAACTGGGTTTCTCGTCACTGTCCCAGCTCAGTGGCGAGCCCTGCTCCTCCCCTGCTGTGGGCCTGggcctctttctctgtcttccctgaCCACGGGAGCAGGTCAGACCCTTCTAATAAACTCCTTTCCTAAAAAGTACAACTGGAATTCATTCTTGTTGTTCACAACCAAAGACCCCTGCCTGATGCCCCCCACCCGCGGGTGGTCCTGGGCTGCTCCCACGCCACGAGGTCCCTGTCCTTCCCAGGCGTCCTGGCAGCCCTGCACCAGCCTCACCACACGGATGTCCGAGGGGTAGGCAGGACTGAGGGATGGGAGAGGTGAGGGATCCAACAGCAGCGCCTGCCCTGGGTGGGGCTGCTTTGGGGCCTCCCCAGAAACTGGGTTGTGTCCAGCCCCTGGCTCCAGAAAGGAAACCCCATGGCCGTGTGCAGAATGGGTCCACACGGTGGGCGGGGACGGCCATCCTGAGGCCCGCTGGCCGGGCTGGCCCTTGGCTGGCGTCTGGGAACTGGGATTTCCGAGGGGCTCCCCCCGGCCCCGCCTCACTGGGCCTGAGCTGTTTGTACCATGTGGTTTAGGCCGAACACCCACATCCCTGCTGGGAGTCTGGAATTCTGGCGTAGCCCAGGCAGAAGCTGCTCACGTGACCAGTCCCCGGGTACATCACCGGGCAGGGCATCCCCAACATCGCACACGCAGCGTCCCAGCTGCTTGCAGAGGAGTGAGGCGCGTCCTGCGTGACCCCCACCCCAGGAGAGGCCTCCAAAGCTGAGCCTGGTGCCCCTGGACTCGGCCCCAGGAACCTTTCCCTTGGTTGATTTTGCTCAGTGTCCTCCCTGTGGGAAATCACAGCTGTGAATACCACAACCTGTGTGGCCTGTGTCCTCCTGGAGAATCGCCGTCTTGGGGACCCTGACACAGACCCCAAGCTGCCCTTCCCAAGCAATGACAATGCTGTCCTAGGACAGTGCTGGGTGCATTTCTGGTAGTGCTTCCTTTGACTCCTGCTCCAGAGGGggtggagacagagaaggaggcTGGGTGAGGCCAGGCCATCGTAGGTTTCATGAGGAGCAGAGCCGACCTGCGCCTGCAACGAGCTGTCCCTCCCCTGTGGTGGCCACAGAGGCTGTGGCCTGAAACTCTGGCGTGGGGCTGGAGCACCAGCTGGCAAGGAATAAGCCCCCACATGTCCCACCTGGCACTCCTCTGCCCCTACCCCGGCCCCTGTGCAGAAGAAATGAGCCAGGCTTCTCTCTGGCACCAGGGCTACACCCTAAGTCAGCATCCCAGGCTTTGCGTCACTGGCTCCCCTCTGGTTCTCCAGGAGGCACCAAGGGGACCCTGTGGTGAGTCCCCCAACTACAGGCACCTGAATCCCACAGACGGCAAGATGGAGGGGCCTTGCTCAGAGAAGCACGTCCTCCTCTGCGGATCCCAGACTCGGCTCCTCCCCTAGGCATGGCCCCAGCAAGCATCCAGGCATGTGAGCCTCTGGGGAAACACGCCCCCCACGCCCCGGGTGTGAACTTCAGGGGAGGTGTGCTGTGGGGCAGAAACATCAAGTTCCCTTCCAAGGGCAACAGGTGGAACTTCAGAACCTCCTGCAAGAGGAAGGGCGTGCCAGGGTGGCTGAGCAGAGAGAAGCAGCCTCCTCCAAGGGGCCATTCTCAGCCGCACCACAGAAGCTGACGGTGGCTGAAACTGCCCTTTGTCACCTGGACATTCACCATTTGCCCTGGTCAACAATGCCTACCGCCATCCCTGGTGAAAGAACCAATATctcacaaaaaatgcaaaaggcaCAAATCATTAGAGAAAATACTGACAATCTTGAATGCAGCAAAATGCACACAAAAGCATAAGCACACAATCAAAGTTTCCACCAATCCCATCCCAGAGAAGCCACCTGTGGGGCATCACGGGGAGACTGCGGGCTCACTGTCTCCCTCCTGGGCACGTGGGCTGGCAGGTTCCAGCCACCTGCAGTTAGTTAGGGCCACATGATGAGTTTCTATTGGTTAAACGTGCATGGAGAGATGTCTGCCACTTCCACGCCACAGGTTGTGGGAGCCCTGCTGCCTCTCTTCCTTGCCGGGCTATCTTGGAGGCTCACGTGCCAGAGAGTGGGTCCACAAGGTAGGGGCGCAGCATGCTTGGATGGCAATGTGAGGAGTGGGGAAGGCCTTGTGGGCTTAAGCCATTGACATGTTGACTTCTGTTGGTTTCTGAACCAGCATTGATGACCTTCACCCACAGTATGTAACAAAAGATTCAAattcagaatttataaagaaaacataaaaagaaacgaaTAAAAGAGATGGAAATACGCAATTATAGGATAAGATGTCCAATGGCCAAAAATCACAGGATAAGATAGCCAATCTCACCTACCATCGAGAcaccatgcacaaaaattaactaggggTGAACCCTAGACTTACATGTCAAAGATAAGATAATGAGATCTCTATATAAGATCACATCATCAGCAGAGACAgtctcacttctttcttttctattcagtaccttttatttctttttcttgcctaattgctctggctagaacttccagcacCACGTTAAATAGAAGTGacaagagtgggcatccttgccttgtttttgATCTTAGAGAAagagctttcagcttttcaccaCTGAGTATGGCATCAGCTGTGGGCTTGTTGCATATGGCCTTTATCGTGATGAGGTGCGTCTCTTCTATGTCTATTTtcttgagagttttaatcatgaatgAATGCTGAATTTGTTCAAATGGTCTTTTGCATCTATTGGggtgatcatgtgttttttgtctctaATGTTagtgtgatgtatcacatttattgatttatatatgttgaaccattcttgcatccctgggataaatcccactggaTCATAGTGAaggatctttttaatgtgctgttgaattcagtttgctagtctttttttgaggatttttgcatctatattcgtCAAGGAcgttggcctgtagttttcttttcttgtaaagaCTCTACCTGTTAGTCTTCAAACTATTAggactgataaacaaatttaataaagttgcaagttaaaaaatcaacatacaaaaattaatagcatttctatatactaacaatgaacaatgaTCCAAAAAAGAGATTaagaaaacaataccatttacaatagcatgtAGAAGAGTTTAGAAagatatttaaccaaggaggtgaaagatctgtacactgaaaactacaaaacattgatgaaagaagttgaagacacaaataaatggaacaatGTCCCATATTCACGGATTacaagaattaatattgttaaaatgtccatactacctaaagctatctacagattcaatgcaatctctatcaatttcaatatcatttttacaaatacatagaaaagaacaatcccaaaattcatatgaaaccataaaagactCTGAATAGCCAACACAGTTTTGAGtaggaagaacaaagctggaggcatcacactccctaatttcaaaatactttaaagCTATTGTAATCCAAACACCATGGGactgacataaaaataaacatatcaaCCAATGGAATGGGATAGAAATCCCAGAAACAAACCCAAGTGTTTGTTGTCAATTTATTtctgacaaaggtgccaagaacaaaTGATGGGAAAAGGACAGACTCTTCAATAATCAGTGTTGGGAAAACTCAATATCCATGTGCAGAAAACTAAAATTGAACCCTCATCTTacatcatatgcaaaaatcaactcaaaatgcatGGAAGACCTCGGCATAAGACCTGAAATGTGATACTGCTAGAAGAAAGCATAGTGGAAAATCTCCATTACATTGGTCCAGGCAATTATTCCTTGAATAGGACCCCAAAAGCACacctaacaaaataaaacatagacaaatgagattgcaTCAAACGAAAAAGCTGTACAGCCAAGGAGACAATCAACAGGATGAAGAAACAACCCATGGATTgggaaaaaatatctgcaaaccatatATTTGATGAGGGACTACTACTCAcaataaggaactcaaacaactcagtagcaagaaaataaataacccaatctaaaaatggacaaacagcctggcaacagagcaagaccctggctcaaaaaaaaaaaaaaaaaaaactacataaataaataaaaatgggcaaaagacctaaacagacatttctcaaaagaagccatttAAATGGACAgcaggtatatttttaaatgctcaacatcactagtcatcaggaaaatgcacatTGAAGATGCAATGAGACATCACCTCACACTTGTCAGAATGGTtcttatcaaaaagatgaaagcgAACAAGTGTTAGGGAGGATGTAGAAAAGAGGGAgtcttgtacattgttggtgggaatctaaattagtacaaccactacgggAAACAGTATagcggttcctcaaaaaactaaaaatagaacttgcCTATGATCCACAAATCCCACTTCTGGTTTTATatctaaaataactgaaatcattcTTTTGGGGAGAggtctgcactcctatgttcatttcagtcttattcacaatagcctagGTATGGAATCGATCTCAgttcatcaattgatgaatggataaagaaagtgtggcatatatacacaatggaatactattcggccatgaaaaggagaaaaattctgtcatttgtgacaacttgaatggacctggaggacattatgctaagcgaaataagccaggcacagaaagacaaatggcATGATTTGTGTCTAGAATCTAAAACTGTCAAACTTAGAAACAGAGAGCagaaaggtggttaccagaggccggGGGCTGCCAGAGGAGAGGAATGGGGaagggagatgttgatcaaaggaaACAACCTTTCCATCACACTGGAGGAAAAAGCTTTAGTGACCTACTGCATTGCATGGtgacacataaaaataatgtGTTGCATACTTCAAAACTGGTAAAAGAATATACTTTTAATTTACCAGAAAAATGGTAAGTTGGTGAGATGATGGTTATGTTAAGTAACTtgatttcatcttttttgttttgttttgttttttagacacagtcttgctctgttgccagactggagtgcagtggcacaatagctcactgcaacctccgcctcccgggttcaagcaattcttgtgcctcagcctcccaagtagctgggactacaggtgcgcgccactacacccaactaatttttgtatttttagtaaagacagggtttcaccatgttggccaggatggtcttgatctcctgacctcatcatccacctgccttggcctcccaaagtgctgggattacagggcttgATTTAATCTTTCTACAATGCATGCACAGGTCAAAACGTCACATtatagatcaaaacatcacattatacctAGTAAATacacacaattattatttgtcagtttaaaaattagtaaatgaacaatgaatgaaataaaaataatgaagctcTAGAAGCACATATAGGGGAATGTCTTCACGACGTTGTGGTAGGCAAAGACTTCGGGAACGGGGTAAAAATGCCACACATAAGAGAGTAAATTAGTAAATCGGATTTTACTACAATTAAGAGCGTCTCTTCATCAAATGATACTATTAATACCACACATCCATAAACATGACTCAGATTGAAATAGATGACCAATACCGAGTGTCAGCAAATGTGTGCAGGAAATGGAACTCTCCAACATTTGCTggggtgggaatgtgaaatggaaAAATCCCTCtgcaaaacagtttggcagtgtcATAAACATGACACACACACCCCCTTCACATGCCCCACACACTCCACCTCCTGTGTGtttacccaagagaagtgaaatcATATCACAAAGACTTGCTCACAAATGTTTAAAGATGCTTTTGCCACACAAGTCATGTGTCCATCGACACATGGGTCAATTGTACTATAGAATTTGATTTACATGAAATTCCAGGAAAGACAAACCTATTTGAGACACAGAGGAGATCAGTCGTTTCCTGGGGCAGAGTCAGGAGGGGTGGGGATTGATCATGAAAAGTACACCTGGGAACTCGGAGATGATGGAAAATCCAGATCTTGCTTGTGGTAGTGGTTACATGGGTGTATATTTTCTCAAAACTCATGAAAAGGTAACTTTAAATAGGTACCTTTTACAGCATGTaatcatacttcaataaagctgactttttaaaaacttcatttttaaaccCCAGACTTGGATGGGTTATTTGCAATTCCCATACTCAGTGGTACACTAAAGCCAGCATGCCCTGGCTCATGAGAGCTGACATGCACCCCTCTCTTCCCATCTCTGTGTTAAGTGACATTGTCTTGGTAGCTTGGATTTAGCTGGGTTGGGAGCATTCACACGTGGACGTTGGCAAATGCAACCAATTgggacttttgtttttgttttcgttacaaaaacaaaagccagttATTGAACGTTCACTGACACACTGCATGTATACAACTCATATTCAGAATACATAATAAATTTCTGCAAATCAATAAGAAACACAAGTAGCCATATTTTAGAAAGCAAGCAAATGTCTTGAACAGGCACCTCACAAGAAAAGATATCCAAGGTTCAATGAGTGGCTTTACTCATCCGGGATATGCACATTAGTGCAACAGTGCAATATTCCTAAACactttccaaaataaacaaattttaaaagactgatcaACCTCATTTTGTAAAGATACagaataaatggaattataaaatcAACTAGTGAGGATGTAAATTTCTTTAGAAAGTTGTTGGTATATGCTAAGCCAACATATGCCTATCTATGaccaagcaattccacttttgggaGCACAATGAAGAGAAATTagtaaaaatatcagtgaaaaAGTTTACAAGAATTTTTCTAGGAGCACTATTAACAGCAGCCCAAatctggaaacaatctaaatctCTAACACTGTGAAAGAGAATGGACAAATAACACGTTGTAGAATTTAATGCAATGGGGCAGCAAAAAAAGAgtgaagtactgatgcatgcaGCAACATGGTGCTTCTCACAGACATTGTGCTGAACAAATTGAACCATAAAACAAAAGAGTTCCATAGAACACGCAAAGCTAACCAATGAGGAGAGAAGGTAGAACAGCAACTAATACTTAGGGAGGAGGGACTAACAAAGAGATAGCATAAGGGATCATTTAGGACTCTGGTAATGTTCCACATCTTCCCCAAAATAGTCTAAGGGGAAATATTTCCACCCAGAAATTATATCCAGCTAAGCTATCAATCAAATGGAAGAGCAGAATAAAGGCATTTTTAGTCATGCTATGGCTCAAAAATATATCTTCCTTGTACCCATTTTCAGAAAGTTACTGGAGGATGTGCTCCACCAAAACAAGGATATaaatccagaaagaaaaagacaaggcaTCCAGGAAGTAATGGATCCAACATCAGAGAGAGATGAATGAAAATCCAAAGACAAGAGTGAAGGGAGATCCCAGGAAACCTGTGTACCAGGCTGAGGGAGCAGCCAATAGAGACTGGTCCACACATAAGACAGCTCTGAGAGAGatgtttccaaaaaataaatgaagctaaTAGATTGTTATATTTGAACCTCTTGAGTGGAGCATGGGGATGAATGAGTCAGAGTTTGGGGAGGAGCAATTGTTAACTCCAAGAGgggaaaaacataaacaaaaacaaaacatgtacagataaggaaatttaaTCTGGTTCCACTATTCAGACTTGGCTATGAacaatatttactttattataataTACATTCTGAACACTGATGTAAccaaatattgatattttactTCCTTTGCCTTCTGAGGATGGGAAGGGGGAACTTTTCACGGGCCTGGTGATAAACTAGAGAAAGTACTTTCCTCCACAATAGGAAATCAGATCATACCTGAAATTGAAAATGCAAGAAATAACAGAGCATGTATATTGTTTAATAATTCTGAGACAAACAGGAGAACTAAGAAGAGCATCTGGGATGGGCCTTGGGAGGGATGCATGCCAGAGAGAGGGGggtgttaaaggcattcagttttataatgaaagcagagcataaaagtttgaaaaatttgtagcctgactatgcaatagaaaagaaaaacccattttctagggagaaattcaagccggatgcagaaatttgcataagtagcaaggagcctattgttaatccccaagaccatggggaaaatatctccaggccatgtcagagaccttcatggcagcccctcccatcagaggcctggaggcctgggaggaaaaagtggtttcgtgggtccagggtccccatgctgtatgcagcctgggtgaaaggagccaatgtacagctcagactgtggcttcagagggtggaagccccaagccttggcagcttccatgttgcgttgagcctgcaggtgcacagaagtcaagaattgaagtttgggaacctccgcctagatttcagaagatatatggaaacgcatggatgcccaggcagaagtttgctgcaggggtggggccctcatggagaacctctgctacggcagtgcagaagggaaatgtagggccagggcccccacacagagtccctactggggcactgcctagtggagctgtgataagagggccaccatcctccagaccccagaatggtagatctattgacaccttgcaccatgtgcctggaaaagctgctgacactcaacaccagcccatgaaagcagccaggagggaggctgtaccctgcaaagccacaggggtggagctgtccgagaccatgggaacccacctcttgcatcattatgacctggatgtgagacctggagtcaaacgagatcattttggagctttaaaatttgactcccctgctggattttggacttgcatgggccctgtaaaatccctttgttttggccaatttctgccatttggaatggctgtatttacccaatacctgtacccctaTTTTATCTAGGAAGAAACtagcttgtttttgattttacaggctcataggtggaagagacttgtcttgtctcagatgaaactttggactgtggacttttgggttaatgctgaaatgagttaagactttgggggactgttgggaaggcatgactggttttgaaatgtgaagacataagATTTGGAagggccagggacagaatgatatggtttggctgtgtccttacccaaatctcGACTTGAATTTCATCTCCCAgcattcctacatgttgtgggaggaacccagggggagataattgaatcatgggggccggtcttttcctgtgctattctagtggtagtgaataagtctcacaagatctgatgggtttatcaggggcttctgcttttgcttcttcctcattttctcttgctgtcaccatgtaagaagtgcctgtCAGCTCCCACCAAGATTCtgcggcctccccagccatgtggaactgtaagtccaattaaagcCCTTTTTCctctcagtcttgggtatgtctctatcagcagtgtgaaaatggactaatacaggggcATCGCACCATAGTTTGCAGATGGAACAG harbors:
- the KRTAP10-7 gene encoding keratin-associated protein 10-7, with the protein product MAASTMSVCSSDLSYGSRVCLPGSCDSCSDSWQVDDCPESCCEPPCCAPAPCLSLVCTPVSYVSSPCCRVTCEPSPCQSGCTSSCTPSCCQQSSCQLACCASSPCQQACCVPVCCKTVCCKPVYCVPVCSGDSSCCQQSSCQSACCTSSPCQQACCVPICCKPVCSGISSSCCQQSSCVSCVSSPCCQAVCEPSPCQSGCISSCTPSCCQQSSCKPACCTSSPCQQACCVPVCCKPVCCVPTCSDDSGSCCQPACCTSSQSQQGCCVPVCCKPVCCVPVCSGASTSCCQQSSCQPACCTTSCCRPSSSVSLLCRPVCRPACCVPVPSCCAPTSSCQASCCRPASCVSLLCRPACSRPACCGPTSTQKSSC